One Perognathus longimembris pacificus isolate PPM17 chromosome 2, ASM2315922v1, whole genome shotgun sequence DNA segment encodes these proteins:
- the Inpp5f gene encoding phosphatidylinositide phosphatase SAC2 isoform X3 gives MCRNVIFMARLGQQFSECTLTDATHRDVDVLLLLSNAAYYVAYYDDEVDKVSQYQRLSLEDLEKIEIGPEPTLFGKPKFSCMRLHYRHKGASGYFHTLRAVMRNPEEDGKDTLQCIAEMLQITKQAMGLDVPITEKKLERKSSKPHEDIMGIRSQNQGSLAQGKNFLLSKFSSLNQKVKQTKSNVNIGNLRKLGNFTKPEMKVNFLKPNLKVNLWKSDSSLETMESTGGMESKVQAESDGDISSDNDSYHSDEFLTNSKSDEDRQLANSLESVGPVDYVLPSCGIIASAPRLGSRSQSVGSTDVSIHALAEIPRGHEGALGKGQQSPLKKSPSADNIRVLAGSAKPMDVYCHRFVQDAQNKMELSESSSVSQQAKEEGNQMTNQVPNEEPQPELTEQTPSRPSQLDVSFSGTGTQFLSVEPVHAVVAPKTPSSSSSMLELEAGLPVTPSPSESSSSRAVSPFAKLRSSMVQVASITQAGLTQRLSLAVAKVQKSPAEPEMVNEIQQNELKNMFTQCQTRIIQI, from the exons ATGTGTCGTAATGTGATTTTTATGGCTCGGCTCGGGCAGCAGTTTTCAGAATGCAC CCTCACTGATGCCACTCACAGGGACGTCGATGTGCTTCTACTGCTTTCCAACGCTGCCTACTACGTGGCCTA TTATGATGATGAAGTTGATAAAGTAAGTCAATATCAACGACTAAGTCTAGAGGATCTGGAAAAAATAGAGATAG GTCCTGAACCTACTCTTTTTGGTAAGCCAAAGTTCTCCTGCATGCGATTGCACTACAGACACAAAGGAGCAAGCGGCTATTTCCATACACTGAGAGCAGTGATGCGCAACCCAGAAGAAGATggaaaag ATACCCTTCAGTGCATCGCGGAGATGTTGCAGATCACCAAGCAGGCCATGGGACTGGACGTACCGATAACGGAGAAGAAGCTGGAGAG GAAGAGCAGTAAACCTCATGAAGACATCATGGGTATCCGATCTCAGAACCAAGGCTCTTTGGCCCAAGGGAAAAATTTTTTACTGAGCAAATTTTCATCTCTAAACCAAAAAGTGAAGCAGACCAAATCCAATGTAAATATTGGCAACCTACGAAAGCTAGGAAACTTTACTAAACCTGAAATGAAAGTTAACTTTCTAAAACCAAACTTAAAAGTCAATCTTTGGAAATCAGATAGCAGTCTTGAGACTATGGAAAGCACAGGGGGGATGGAAAGTAAGGTCCAGGCAGAATCTGATGGGGACATTTCTTCAGATAATGACTCCTACCACTCCGATGAATTCCTTACCAATTCCAAGTCTGATGAAGATAGGCAGCTCGCTAATTCTTTAGAGAGTGTAGGGCCAGTAGACTATGTCCTTCCTAGTTGTGGTATTATTGCTTCGGCGCCTCGGTTGGGCAGTCGATCCCAGTCTGTTGGCAGCACTGATGTGAGCATTCATGCTCTCGCAGAGATTCCTCGTGGTCACGAAGGCGCACTTGGAAAAGGCCAGCAGTCTCCTTTGAAGAAAAGCCCCTCTGCTGACAACATACGCGTATTGGCCGGTTCTGCCAAGCCTATGGATGTTTACTGCCACAGATTTGTGCAAGACGCACAAAACAAAATGGAGCTGTCGGAGAGCAGCTCTGTGTCTCAGCAAGCTAAAGAGGAAGGAAACCAGATGACCAATCAAGTTCCTAATGAAGAACCCCAACCAGAATTAACAGAACAGACCCCTTCCCGACCATCTCAATTAGATGTGTCTTTTTCTGGGACAGGCACACAATTTTTGTCAGTTGAACCAGTGCATGCAGTTGTAGCCCCAAAGACccccagctccagttccagcatgCTGGAGCTTGAGGCTGGGCTTCCTGTCACTCCTTCTCCTTCTGAGAGCAGTAGCAGCAGAGCAGTTTCTCCCTTTGCGAAACTCCGGAGCTCTATGGTGCAGGTCGCCAGTATTACGCAGGCTGGGCTGACTCAGAGACTCAGCTTAGCAGTGGCAAAGGTTCAGAAGAGTCCTGCAGAGCCGGAGATGGTTAACGAAATCCAGCAGAACGAACTTAAAAACATGTTTACACAGTGCCAGACACGAATAATTCAGATTTAG
- the Inpp5f gene encoding phosphatidylinositide phosphatase SAC2 isoform X2 gives MVIINLVDQAGREKIIGDAYLKQVLLFNNSHLTYVSFDFHEHCRGMKFENVQTLTDAIYDIILDMKWCWVDQAGVICKQEGIFRVNCMDCLDRTNVVQAAIARVVMEQQLKKLGVMPPEQPLPVKCNRIYQIMWANNGDSISRQYAGTAALKGDFTRTGERKLAGVMKDGVNSANRYYLNRFKDAYRQAVIDLMQGIPVTEDLYSIFTKEKEHEALDKENQRSHQELISQLLQSYMKLLLPDDEKFHGGWALIDCDPSLTDATHRDVDVLLLLSNAAYYVAYYDDEVDKVSQYQRLSLEDLEKIEIGPEPTLFGKPKFSCMRLHYRHKGASGYFHTLRAVMRNPEEDGKDTLQCIAEMLQITKQAMGLDVPITEKKLERKSSKPHEDIMGIRSQNQGSLAQGKNFLLSKFSSLNQKVKQTKSNVNIGNLRKLGNFTKPEMKVNFLKPNLKVNLWKSDSSLETMESTGGMESKVQAESDGDISSDNDSYHSDEFLTNSKSDEDRQLANSLESVGPVDYVLPSCGIIASAPRLGSRSQSVGSTDVSIHALAEIPRGHEGALGKGQQSPLKKSPSADNIRVLAGSAKPMDVYCHRFVQDAQNKMELSESSSVSQQAKEEGNQMTNQVPNEEPQPELTEQTPSRPSQLDVSFSGTGTQFLSVEPVHAVVAPKTPSSSSSMLELEAGLPVTPSPSESSSSRAVSPFAKLRSSMVQVASITQAGLTQRLSLAVAKVQKSPAEPEMVNEIQQNELKNMFTQCQTRIIQI, from the exons ATG GTTATTATTAACTTGGTAGAccaggcaggaagagagaaaattatTGGTGACGCGTACCTGAAGCAAGTGCTGCTCTTTAACAACTCCCACCTCACTTACGTTTCCTTTGACTTCCATGAGCACTG CCGAGGAATGAAGTTTGAGAATGTTCAAACTCTAACAGATGCCATTTATGACATTATTCTTGACATGAAGTGGTGTTG GGTTGATCAAGCTGGGGTAATATGCAAACAGGAAGGAATTTTTCGAGTTAATTGCATGGACTGCCTGGATCGGACCAACGTAGTTCAAGCTGCCATTGCTCGAGTGGTTATGGAACAGCAG CTAAAAAAATTAGGTGTGATGCCTCCAGAACAGCCACTACCTGTGAAATGTAATCGGATCTACCAGATAATGTGGGCCAACAATGGCGACTCCATAAGCAGACAGTATGCTGGGACAGCTGCTCTGAAG GGTGACTTTACAAGAACAGGAGAAAGGAAGTTAGCAGGAGTTATGAAAGATGGAGTTAACTCAGCAAATAGGTATTACCTCAATCGGTTTAAGGATGCTTATAGGCAAGCTGTTATAG ATTTGATGCAAGGCATTCCAGTGACAGAAGACCTTTATTCCATATTTACTAAGGAGAAAGAGCATGAAGCTTTGGATAAGGAGAATCAGAGGAGCCACCAGGAATTAATTAGTCAGCTCTTGCAGAGTTACATGAAGCTACTACTGCCTGATGATGAAAAGTTCCATGGGGGCTGGGCTCTCATTGATTGCGACCCCAG CCTCACTGATGCCACTCACAGGGACGTCGATGTGCTTCTACTGCTTTCCAACGCTGCCTACTACGTGGCCTA TTATGATGATGAAGTTGATAAAGTAAGTCAATATCAACGACTAAGTCTAGAGGATCTGGAAAAAATAGAGATAG GTCCTGAACCTACTCTTTTTGGTAAGCCAAAGTTCTCCTGCATGCGATTGCACTACAGACACAAAGGAGCAAGCGGCTATTTCCATACACTGAGAGCAGTGATGCGCAACCCAGAAGAAGATggaaaag ATACCCTTCAGTGCATCGCGGAGATGTTGCAGATCACCAAGCAGGCCATGGGACTGGACGTACCGATAACGGAGAAGAAGCTGGAGAG GAAGAGCAGTAAACCTCATGAAGACATCATGGGTATCCGATCTCAGAACCAAGGCTCTTTGGCCCAAGGGAAAAATTTTTTACTGAGCAAATTTTCATCTCTAAACCAAAAAGTGAAGCAGACCAAATCCAATGTAAATATTGGCAACCTACGAAAGCTAGGAAACTTTACTAAACCTGAAATGAAAGTTAACTTTCTAAAACCAAACTTAAAAGTCAATCTTTGGAAATCAGATAGCAGTCTTGAGACTATGGAAAGCACAGGGGGGATGGAAAGTAAGGTCCAGGCAGAATCTGATGGGGACATTTCTTCAGATAATGACTCCTACCACTCCGATGAATTCCTTACCAATTCCAAGTCTGATGAAGATAGGCAGCTCGCTAATTCTTTAGAGAGTGTAGGGCCAGTAGACTATGTCCTTCCTAGTTGTGGTATTATTGCTTCGGCGCCTCGGTTGGGCAGTCGATCCCAGTCTGTTGGCAGCACTGATGTGAGCATTCATGCTCTCGCAGAGATTCCTCGTGGTCACGAAGGCGCACTTGGAAAAGGCCAGCAGTCTCCTTTGAAGAAAAGCCCCTCTGCTGACAACATACGCGTATTGGCCGGTTCTGCCAAGCCTATGGATGTTTACTGCCACAGATTTGTGCAAGACGCACAAAACAAAATGGAGCTGTCGGAGAGCAGCTCTGTGTCTCAGCAAGCTAAAGAGGAAGGAAACCAGATGACCAATCAAGTTCCTAATGAAGAACCCCAACCAGAATTAACAGAACAGACCCCTTCCCGACCATCTCAATTAGATGTGTCTTTTTCTGGGACAGGCACACAATTTTTGTCAGTTGAACCAGTGCATGCAGTTGTAGCCCCAAAGACccccagctccagttccagcatgCTGGAGCTTGAGGCTGGGCTTCCTGTCACTCCTTCTCCTTCTGAGAGCAGTAGCAGCAGAGCAGTTTCTCCCTTTGCGAAACTCCGGAGCTCTATGGTGCAGGTCGCCAGTATTACGCAGGCTGGGCTGACTCAGAGACTCAGCTTAGCAGTGGCAAAGGTTCAGAAGAGTCCTGCAGAGCCGGAGATGGTTAACGAAATCCAGCAGAACGAACTTAAAAACATGTTTACACAGTGCCAGACACGAATAATTCAGATTTAG